In a single window of the Microbacterium sp. SL75 genome:
- a CDS encoding O-antigen ligase family protein has protein sequence MIFLIAVGALAFGGVCVWALVALIQRWQIVGLYLIAAFAVIAWELPDSPSLVSVAGVQIKSEDFISIALLVSALTSFRQMSKNLVRVGPFLGLIVFCLSMSLASGLVHDGTQAFNEARSTIWLVAATAWTLSRDWSQSSASLRRLFLHSGSVLCAFAVIHVIVYGWGGADSFVTAATGVLQTGRPLVSGQALVLLCCGLSLILTSGAIRVSDLLVGYVFVAMSILCMHRSIWVAAVLSLLVVAVSLRGRALASTVFLAFYAGVVLTCLIAFGVLAAFGDTVSHALSSDGTLNAREGSWTELIDQSIQQGPQTVIFGASFGAGWGRVVNGGFIDFNPHNWYVVLYLRIGLVGLLFVAGVIAYTFIRVLRVSRASLAVLMAICAYAWFYHLPWYIAPWLGLVLYSAHRESVRDTRPAVLRGQRALPEAATEQPAPSLLNRGAVRTFGRSSPA, from the coding sequence ATGATTTTTCTCATCGCTGTGGGCGCGCTCGCCTTCGGTGGCGTGTGTGTCTGGGCGCTCGTGGCGCTGATACAGCGCTGGCAGATCGTCGGGTTGTATCTCATCGCGGCATTCGCGGTCATCGCGTGGGAACTCCCCGACAGTCCGTCGTTGGTCAGTGTCGCCGGAGTGCAGATCAAGTCGGAAGATTTCATTTCGATCGCGCTTCTCGTTTCCGCCCTGACGTCCTTTCGACAGATGTCGAAGAACCTTGTGCGAGTGGGGCCCTTCCTCGGGCTGATCGTGTTCTGCCTGTCGATGTCGTTGGCGAGTGGTCTGGTGCATGACGGTACTCAGGCGTTCAACGAGGCGCGGTCGACGATCTGGCTGGTTGCGGCGACCGCCTGGACGCTTTCGAGAGACTGGTCGCAGTCGTCAGCATCCCTACGAAGACTCTTCTTGCACAGTGGCTCTGTGCTCTGCGCTTTCGCGGTGATCCACGTCATCGTGTACGGGTGGGGCGGCGCTGACAGCTTCGTGACCGCGGCGACCGGAGTCCTGCAGACGGGGCGCCCTCTTGTATCCGGACAGGCGCTCGTTCTCCTGTGTTGTGGGCTTTCGCTCATCCTCACAAGCGGAGCGATACGCGTGTCTGACTTGCTCGTCGGTTACGTTTTCGTCGCCATGTCGATCCTGTGCATGCACCGATCGATCTGGGTGGCGGCGGTGCTCAGTCTCCTGGTGGTCGCGGTGTCACTGCGAGGGCGCGCCCTTGCTTCGACGGTCTTTCTCGCGTTCTATGCCGGTGTCGTCCTGACGTGTCTCATCGCTTTCGGTGTCCTGGCCGCCTTCGGTGACACCGTGAGTCATGCTCTCAGCAGCGATGGGACTCTGAATGCCCGAGAAGGTTCATGGACGGAACTGATCGATCAGTCCATTCAACAAGGCCCGCAAACCGTCATCTTCGGGGCTAGCTTCGGAGCCGGGTGGGGACGAGTTGTGAACGGTGGCTTCATCGACTTCAATCCGCACAATTGGTACGTCGTTCTGTACTTGCGTATCGGCTTGGTCGGTCTCTTGTTCGTTGCGGGGGTCATCGCTTACACGTTCATTCGTGTTCTGCGGGTCTCGAGAGCATCACTTGCGGTGCTGATGGCGATATGTGCCTACGCGTGGTTCTATCACCTGCCGTGGTATATCGCCCCGTGGTTGGGCCTGGTTCTCTACTCGGCGCACCGAGAAAGCGTTCGAGACACGAGGCCGGCCGTTCTTCGCGGACAGCGCGCGCTGCCGGAGGCCGCGACGGAGCAACCAGCACCCTCGCTCCTCAACCGCGGAGCAGTCCGTACTTTCGGGCGATCTTCACCGGCGTGA
- a CDS encoding oligosaccharide flippase family protein, with protein sequence MAHGAAWTYGSQLVIVVLQFGYASITTRALNDDAFGAYAVALSVTGFVALLSTGGIGQSVGRMIELDSKRLRGLMTYATGLGVIAAAVVWLTAPLWTVLWDAPAALGPIQWFAVSAGFAPLVGFATGYVRRIGRFRQLAIFTLVANVLGMAIGVAAVLAWDNAEALLVFPLVAQLATLIGALMLSDRRHLGFGSIASARGDVAFSWRVTVASLLSYGIGNIVKIGTSRVLGPDYIGQWNRADVLSAVPFQQVQAALIPVIYPEFRHDLSGSERTRAVWTDMLSLVAWVVVPTAGIAAVIIPAVLPVLFGSGWGVAVAISPVICVAAAIQVVSTLLASAVEALGKFRWIWWTQGLLLLIQLLAVLAISLSQSIVPAMIALVATMLAQHIVYVCLCVKDDYLDGRSLLTTYGIVTLASVLAYFMTQGLLWMSTSLFTLAPVASLLTLIPVAALVVVLWAFRWKLTPVKIARKYGLLRG encoded by the coding sequence TTGGCTCACGGCGCTGCATGGACATATGGGTCACAACTTGTGATCGTTGTGTTGCAATTCGGTTACGCGAGTATCACCACGCGAGCACTAAATGATGACGCGTTCGGAGCGTACGCCGTCGCTCTGTCGGTAACAGGCTTTGTCGCCCTCCTTTCGACGGGCGGAATCGGCCAGTCCGTCGGAAGGATGATTGAACTGGACTCGAAACGTTTGCGCGGTTTGATGACGTACGCCACCGGACTCGGCGTGATAGCAGCAGCGGTTGTGTGGCTCACCGCCCCCTTGTGGACCGTCCTCTGGGACGCACCGGCCGCTCTCGGACCGATTCAGTGGTTTGCCGTCAGCGCCGGATTCGCCCCCCTCGTCGGCTTCGCGACAGGCTACGTGCGCCGAATCGGCAGGTTTCGCCAACTCGCGATCTTCACGCTCGTGGCAAACGTGCTGGGTATGGCGATCGGGGTGGCGGCGGTCCTCGCGTGGGACAACGCTGAAGCGCTCCTCGTCTTTCCCCTCGTTGCGCAGCTCGCGACCCTCATCGGCGCGCTCATGTTGAGCGATCGACGACACCTCGGTTTCGGGAGCATCGCGTCAGCACGCGGTGACGTGGCATTCAGTTGGCGCGTGACCGTCGCGTCGCTCCTGTCCTATGGAATCGGAAACATCGTCAAGATCGGCACGTCCCGGGTGCTCGGCCCCGATTACATCGGTCAGTGGAATCGCGCCGATGTTCTTTCCGCCGTACCGTTTCAGCAGGTGCAAGCCGCTCTTATCCCCGTGATCTATCCAGAGTTCCGACACGACCTGAGTGGCAGCGAGCGCACACGGGCGGTGTGGACGGACATGCTGTCTCTCGTCGCATGGGTGGTCGTGCCGACCGCAGGCATCGCCGCGGTCATCATCCCGGCCGTGCTTCCCGTGCTCTTCGGGTCCGGATGGGGCGTCGCGGTCGCAATCTCTCCTGTAATCTGTGTCGCTGCCGCGATCCAGGTTGTGAGCACCCTCCTCGCGAGCGCGGTCGAAGCTCTCGGGAAATTCAGATGGATCTGGTGGACGCAGGGTCTTCTCCTGCTCATCCAGCTTCTGGCAGTTCTCGCGATCTCGCTGTCCCAGTCGATCGTGCCGGCCATGATCGCGCTCGTCGCGACGATGCTGGCTCAGCACATCGTGTACGTCTGCCTCTGTGTGAAGGACGACTACCTCGACGGGCGCAGTCTCCTCACCACGTACGGGATCGTGACCCTCGCCTCCGTGCTCGCCTACTTCATGACCCAGGGCCTTCTCTGGATGAGCACGTCGCTGTTCACGCTCGCACCGGTCGCTTCGCTGCTGACGCTGATTCCCGTCGCGGCGCTCGTCGTCGTTCTGTGGGCCTTCCGATGGAAGCTCACGCCGGTGAAGATCGCCCGAAAGTACGGACTGCTCCGCGGTTGA